In Aegilops tauschii subsp. strangulata cultivar AL8/78 chromosome 3, Aet v6.0, whole genome shotgun sequence, one genomic interval encodes:
- the LOC109776938 gene encoding ATP-dependent 6-phosphofructokinase 6, with translation MESVGVAPAPAAVAVAEQKMKLLEPRKEPLASAAAAAKAPCKWAMKKKLVGGDAGYVLEDVPHLTDYMPELPTYPNPLQDNPAYSVVKQYFVNTDDTVTQKIVVRKNSARGTHFRRAGPRQRVYFQPDEVNAAIVTCGGLCPGLNTVIRELVCGLYDMYGVTSVVGIEGGYKGFYSRNTVTLTPKSVNDIHKRGGTILGTSRGGHDTAKIVDSLQDRGINQVYIIGGDGTQQGASVIYEEVRRRGLKCAVVGVPKTIDNDIAVIDKSFGFDTAVEEAQRAINAAHVEAESAENGIGVVKLMGRNSGFIAMYATLASRDVDCCLIPESPFYLEGKGGLLEFVEKRLKDSGHMVIVVAEGAGQDLIAQSMNFVDTQDASGNKLLLDVGLWLSQKIKDHFKKKTNFPITLKYIDPTYMIRAVRSNASDNVYCTLLAHSALHGAMAGYSGFTVAPVNGRHAYIPFYRITEKQNKVVITDRMWARVLCSTNQPCFLSHEDVENMKHDDDERHHLHNTQLLDGSPAKCSPNCNGSAGAE, from the exons ATGGAGTCCGTCGGCGTCGCCCCTGCCCccgcggcggtggcggtggcggagcAGAAGATGAAGCTTCTCGAGCCGCGGAAGGAgcccctcgcctccgccgccgccgccgccaaggcgCCGTGCAAGTGGGCGATGAAGAAGAAGCTCGTGGGCGGCGACGCCGGCTACGTGCTCGAGGACGTGCCCCACCTCACCGACTACATGCCCGAGCTCCCG ACGTACCCGAATCCCCTCCAGGACAACCCTGCCTACTCGGTCGTCAA GCAGTACTTCGTCAACACGGACGACACCGTCACGCAAAAG ATTGTTGTTCGTAAGAACAGTGCGAGAGGCACCCACTTCCGGCGCGCCGGGCCGCGGCAGAGGGTGTACTTCCAGCCCGACGAGGTGAACGCGGCCATCGTCACCTGCGGCGGCCTCTGCCCCGGGCTCAACACGGTCATCCGCGAGCTCGTGTGCGGGTTGTACGACATGTACGGTGTCACCAGCGTCGTTGGCATAGAG GGTGGATACAAGGGTTTCTATTCTCGAAACACCGTTACATTGACACCCAAGTCAGTGAATGACATCCACAAGAGAGGGGGGACCATTCTTGGAACTTCAAGGGGTGGACATGACACTGCCAAAATTGTGGATAGCCTTCAGGACCGTGGCATTAACCAGGTCTACATCATTGGAGGTGATGGTACTCAGCAAGGCGCTTCTGTAATTTATGAG GAAGTCCGTAGACGGGGCCTCAAATGTGCAGTGGTCGGTGTCCCAAAGACCATCGATAATGATATTGCG GTGATTGACAAATCTTTTGGATTTGACACTGCTGTGGAGGAGGCTCAAAGAGCTATCAACGCTGCTCATGTTGAAGCTGAAAGTGCAGAGAATGGCATTGGTGTTGTGAAGCTAATGGGCCGCAACAGTG GGTTCATCGCAATGTATGCTACTCTAGCTAGTCGTGATGTG GATTGTTGCTTAATCCCAGAGTCTCCATTCTACCTTGAAGGGAAAGGAGGCCTCCTTGAGTTCGTCGAGAAACGGCTCAAGGACAGTGGTCATATGGTCATTGTGGTGGCCGAGGGTGCTGGCCAAGATCTCATCGCCCAAAGCATGAACTTTGTGGACACTCAGGATGCTTCTGGAAATAAGCTGCTTCTGGATGTTGGCCTTTGGCTATCCCAGAAGATCAAG GATCATTTCAAGAAGAAGACCAACTTCCCCATAACTCTCAAGTACATTGACCCGACATACATGATCCGCGCGGTCCGGTCAAACGCCTCCGACAACGTCTACTGCACCCTGCTTGCGCACAGCGCCCTCCATGGCGCCATGGCAGGATACAGTGGCTTCACCGTCGCGCCCGTGAACGGCAGACACGCTTACATCCCATTCTAT AGAATCACCGAGAAGCAGAACAAAGTCGTGATCACTGACAGGATGTGGGCGAGGGTGCTGTGCTCGACGAACCAGCCCTGCTTCCTGAGCCACGAGGACGTGGAGAACATGAAGCACGACGACGATGAGCGCCACCACCTGCACAACACGCAGCTCCTCGATGGCTCACCGGCGAAGTGCTCACCCAACTGTAACGGGTCAGCTGGAGCCGAGTGA